The genomic DNA TCCACAGGGAGATGCCGACCATGAAAGCTGCAATGCTCGCCACGGCGCTGGCGATCGGCTCGGGCAGCGCGGCGGCGGCCAGCTACGCGTGGTTCGACCGTCCGGACGCGAACGACCCGAACAGTCACGCCGCGGTCAGTCATGATGTCTATGTGCGCGGCTTCGGCTGGGCCTGGGGAGAACTGCGGCTGGATCCGGACACGACGGGCGGTGAAGCGCTGGCGCCGCCCACGCGGCACGCACGCGACGGCGAGCGCCGCCGCGACCTCGTGCCGTGGCCTTCGCAGGATGGCTGCGAGCCGCCGCGGCGGGCGCGCGGCAAGATCAGCATGAACCTCGCCACCGCGCCCGCGCAGGCCGGCGGCGGGTTCGCGGGCGGGTTCGCGGACGGGAAGTGGGCCCCAAGGCCCCCGCGGGTGGTGCGCTGACGTGCCGGCCGGCACGGGGAAAGGCGGAACCGGCGAGCGGACGTCGCCGGTTCCCCTTTCCCGCTGGCGCCCGACCCGGCGTGGTCCCGGTGGTGGTACCGGGCATGCCGGTGACCGGGACGCGTGACTGACGCTGCTGCCCTTATTCGCCCGCCGAGGCCTGGCTCTCCACACGGATATTGTGCTTGTGCATGAGCCGGTACAGGGTCACGCGTGACACGTTGAGCTCGCGCGCGGCCGGCACCACGTGAAAGCCGTGGCTGGCCATCACGGTGCGGATCGCTTCGCGCTCGGCCTCTTCGCGGATCGCATCGAGGGTCTTGCGCGGCAGTTCGGCGCCGTTGTGCAGCTGCAGGTCTTCGGCGGTGATCTTGCGGTTGTCGGTCATCACGATGGCGCGGCGCACGCGGTTGATCAGTTCGCGCACATTGCCCGGCCAGGCGTATTGCATCATTGCCTGCGTTGCGCACGCGGAGAACCCGCGGATGCGCCGGTGTGCCTCGTGGCCGTGCTGGGCCAGCACCGCATTGGCCAGCAGCAGGATGTCCTCGCCGCGCTCGCGCAGCGCCGGGATGGACAGCGTCAGCACGCACAGCCGGTGGAACAGGTCCGAACGGAAGCGCCCGTCGGCCTGCGCCGCGACCAGGTCGACGTGCGTGGCCGAGATGATGCGCAGGTTCAGCGGGATCGACTGGTGGCCGCCCAGCCGCGTGATCGTGCCCTGCTGCAGGAAGCGCAGCAGCGCCACCTGGCTTTCCAGCGGCAGGTCGCCGATTTCGTCGAGAAACAGCGTGCCGCCCTCGGCCTGTTCGATCCAGCCGATCTTGCGCTGGTTGGCCCCGGTAAACGCGCCCTTTTCATAGCCGAACAGCTCTGACTGCACCAGGTGCGAGGGAATGGCGCCGCAGTTGATGGCAATGAACGGGCCCTTGCGCCGGCTCGAGGCATCGTGGATCGCCTGCGCCGCCAGCTCCTTGCCGGTGCCGGATTCGCCCGAGATAAACACCGGCGCTTCATTGTGCGCGACCTTGGCGAGCGAGCGGAACATCGCTCGCATCGCCACGCATTCGCCGATCATGGTGCCGCGCGACGCGCTTTCCTGCGGACGGGTGCCGTGCAGCGACGCCATGCCGCGCGCATGCCGCAGCGTGTACAGCAGCTCCGGCATCGAGAACGGCAGACGCACGTAGTCGGTGCAATAGTCGCGGATCATCCGCCGTACGCGCTCGTCCGCCAGCATCGCATCGGAGGTAATCGCCACCCACGTGATATGCAGGTACTGCAGCGCCTGTTCCAACTGTGCGAACTCGGCCTCGCTGTAGTCGGACTGCAGGTCGATCACGCCGGCCGTGGGCGGGCAGGCGCGCACCGCGCGCTCGGCGTCGCGAACCTGCGCGACGCGGCGGATTTCCCATTCCGTGCCGATCACGGCAGGGTCAAAACCAAAATCTTCATGACGCGACACGACCACGAGCTGTGCAGTGCGTGACGCCTTGCACAGTCGGTCCATCACGATCTCCCGGACGTTAGGCTTGTTCTTGGTGCCGGCACCCGTGGCCGCCGCAGCGGCGCGCGTCCGTGGCGGACGGTGGGGCAGAACTGGCTGCGGGCAGGGGCCCGCGGTCGACGTCGGTGTCACGAGCTGGACAGACTGCGGGCGGATTCGTCAGGCGCGGCGAGGTAATCCGTGCCCGGCTGGAGTTGCTCGCGGAGACGCCGCCGTACGGCCTCCTTCTCGCGCATCAATTCCACGCGCGGCGCCTGGGGCGACTGGCCGGAGTATTGGTAGTAGAGCGCCTTGTAGGTCAGCTGGCTCAGGATCCATTCCTGCAGCAGCGTGCGCTGGCGCGCCAGTTCCCCTTCGA from Cupriavidus taiwanensis includes the following:
- a CDS encoding sigma-54 dependent transcriptional regulator, coding for MDRLCKASRTAQLVVVSRHEDFGFDPAVIGTEWEIRRVAQVRDAERAVRACPPTAGVIDLQSDYSEAEFAQLEQALQYLHITWVAITSDAMLADERVRRMIRDYCTDYVRLPFSMPELLYTLRHARGMASLHGTRPQESASRGTMIGECVAMRAMFRSLAKVAHNEAPVFISGESGTGKELAAQAIHDASSRRKGPFIAINCGAIPSHLVQSELFGYEKGAFTGANQRKIGWIEQAEGGTLFLDEIGDLPLESQVALLRFLQQGTITRLGGHQSIPLNLRIISATHVDLVAAQADGRFRSDLFHRLCVLTLSIPALRERGEDILLLANAVLAQHGHEAHRRIRGFSACATQAMMQYAWPGNVRELINRVRRAIVMTDNRKITAEDLQLHNGAELPRKTLDAIREEAEREAIRTVMASHGFHVVPAARELNVSRVTLYRLMHKHNIRVESQASAGE